The Lycium ferocissimum isolate CSIRO_LF1 chromosome 8, AGI_CSIRO_Lferr_CH_V1, whole genome shotgun sequence DNA segment TAGATTGTAGCCTATCAGCTATTGTATTTGAATGTGATAAACAtgtcataaaactaaaaaaaaaatatgataaacATGTCACAAAACTATATAGAATATTATTTTCCAAAGCTATTATGTataatattgttgtttcttAATTAATAGTATAATATGTAGATTTTCTCCTATTGTATATGAATGTGATAAACAtgtcataaaactaaaaaaaatatttttaaaatttatgatctTAAATATGCGATGAATTTCTTATTGGGTTAAAATCAtgtcattaagagtaaaataaaaaatttaaactaaaTCATATTTATCTCAAACGTTTTTAATGACATCCAatattacaaaagaaaaaaaaaacgaagcaTTGACACTAAAAGATGAATTTAAAGTAAAAAGCCTATTTAATTGGATCGACACACTAAAAAGAATCTTTAGAATATTTTTAGAGCTAGaatatttaaatatttgttTTGTGAATTTAATGAGGTATTTTTAATGGTCGGACAAATGCACTAGtttttgaataaaatgaagATGATCACAATTAGTCCATCGATTTTCCCTGTTTGGCACttgataatttttcttttttaatccatcgattttcatatataaatacataaaaccAACAATTGAGAAGTTAAAGTGCAGTATCTTTCACCATGCAAGATGCACATACACATTAACAATCTACAAGTCcgaacttctattttttttactaTCCAAGCACAACCTAAAAGTCTCAAATAAAAGTATAAattaatcatatcaaaatcactaCTACTTTCCTTTTagatcatatatttttcattataaTATAATTCAGAAATATACCTGTAACTTAGACATATTGTATTAAGTTATTCTCTGTCAATTTTCCATAAGAACAGCGAgaaaatatccttaagattgttgaaAATCTTACGAAAAATATCGATCGCGAACACTTTAACGAATTCAcatagcttgaggcatgtcaattaatcgtcacgccccaaaaccacCCTAGACCGCATCCGAGTATGTGCCCAAGAGTATTTTCTGTAAACtagggagcttctaagataaaggattaatattcgactcatcgggacgcagcccggacAACTAATGTAACAAATAAGTAAAtcaatagggtgtcccacgaacgaatgtgtgggctcaccaaattacAATGTAAGTCCTTCCTAAGCACCTCCGGAGTATCACGAACACGTTcttccgttacctaacataccatcaaaaacaacaatggtatgctcgagtacttcgtactcggtgagtgcctcggggacaatgaataatacgaaaatagagtaaaataatacatgaagaaatcggtcttgaaaatcatatgaaatcaacaTAAGTGGTAGTTATTCGCCTTATGTATCCCAATAATAAGTATCAAAACCCATTTATAAATGTTaagttacaacttcaaatatgccctttttaatcaattaagatagtcatcaataaTTCCATAAGAGAATATGTCACGCATGGctcaagaatcaatcatgtcGCGCATAGCGCACCACCGACTATGTAGTacacggtggctatccttccctcccgaatagctaggcataaatcacgcATGGTACATCATATCGCGCCATAGCGCACCCCCGGACTTTGTGGTacacggtggctatccttcctcccgaatagctaggcataaatagCGAACCCGGCCGGTGGCCACTTTctttcctcccgaatggctaggcaatgacacactaggatccatagtggctatagctaggccaaacacaacaacaaaattcatagcatagaacgattcacaatttgtctcaaaatagtcacaccatcaaatagcattaaagttcattatgccattacgaaaatccataatatcatagataattactttatcatagttcctttgtaaaatcatcaataccaaaattaaccatcatttgaaacataagaaaatgattcataatatcacatacatagaTAGGGTTTGTTATAATCTagatttaatgtgggcttgtcccctcacgcacattaaccattaatcaagACATGTAATAAATTTCGAAGTGTAAAACCAATTATAGATATCATtcaaacatgcttttataaagaatcaatctttcaagagagtttAGACACataaattacctttatattcaaaaaggatttatttttaaagaactgAGAAAtcaataagatttttaaaagggagacatacttaatttgttaaacaaggtttaacaaatcacttttctaatgaagaatacccaaaccctagcttgaattactttggaaagaattatgttgcaaactaggttttggtcataaaatcatgttagaaagggattaggaacttgaattcaacctagaatcatggtAACACTTACCTTGTatggttcttgaggcttggtacttgttcttattgactttagggtaaattttcgtgaaagaaataaaccccaaacctTAAATATCCGAAAACGCGTAAAAATCCTAAATATGACCCGATTCGCGATTGGTCCGCGATGCGGGACCAAATCGACCAATACTCAGACTTGCGCGATCTCGATGCGGGGACATCGTGCACGCGCCCCCACGCGCCTGAAAAGTCGGCATGTGTCGGTTCtgcacagtgttcggtaaaatggacataacttcttgtacgtaactccgtttgggctgggcgacctaccgttggaaagctatttcaaatatctacaacttttattgaggaagtgtttccaaattcacaacacattttcatgaaaatcgcccagaagacagactaccaaaacttaggcgaatttaagaggccttaagaacttcactaattggtttgacttcaaaacgaccatcctaCTCGATTcaccaagaatggattcatatagataaaatatcatcttaatactagatttttatatattcacacctagttcaagtttacggggtgttacactgtccttaaggatatttcatcCGGTATGAGTGTATtccccaggattcaacaagctcttgtagtacaaaactaggagccaaaatctaacaaaaattaacaaaatagaAAACCCAGCACactataatattaaaaaaaaaaaatctatgtcTCTTGATATGGCTTTTTTCTCCACAATTAAAGTACACAAAGGAGTATCTATATATGTAGGAAAATTAGTGACCAAATACTTAACATCAATGTCGATATAGTAAATTGTAATAACAACCATTGATGGCTATTTAAAGACCAAATAGAAATGGTCAAAAACGTTTGGGCAACTGCCACTTTCCCCATGAAGAAAATCATTAAGGCTAATAAAACTAGTATCAATCCTTGAGTTTCAAATGTTAACGTTAATATCATATTAAATCATAATTAATACTAGTAAATTATCTTTTTGAgataaacaaaatattttttaacaatATCCATTCTTCCCTTCATCTAAAACCAAACCATTACACCCTTTCAACAACCTTAACTGCCTGTTCTAACATCGTACATCACACTAAATTCGGTAAATGTACCCACGCTTTAGCCATTAAAACAAGGCTTAAAGAATACTCTCACGTATTGAATTCACTCCTTTCATTCTACGCCAAATCGAAATATTTGGGGTCGGTATGTGCAAAGCACGTATAGAGAGACTAGTatttaaacggaaaagggtcataaTTACCCCCCTCTACTATCGAAAATAAGCTACATCTGCACTCTGTTATACTTTTGTAACAGATATACCTCAACCGTCATACTTTAGAACTATATTTACCTCTTACCCGTTAAAACTAGTTATATTTACCTCTCACCCGTTAAAACTAGTTATATTTACCTCTCACCCgttaaaacttcattttcagTTTTAAAAAGTCACACCTCATGCTCTTATTAAACGAAAAAAACCAGCCATAACCGCCTTTAGTAATCATCGAAGAATGAACTTGACGCGTTACAACAAACTAACTACCATTTGCCGAAAGCTCCAACACAAAACAACTCATAAAACTGAATTGCATTCTTTCAAACTTTACTCGTTCCCACCAATTCTTGAATGCTCTTCACCTCTTCTACAAAATTCACTCTTCCCTTCATCTCAAACCAGACCATTACACCCTTTCAACAACCTTAACTGCCTGTTCTAACATGGCACATCACACAACTAAATTCGGCAAACAGGTCCACGCTTTCGCCATTAAAACAAGGCTTAAAGAATACCCTCACGTATTGAATTCACTCCTTTCGTTCTATGCCAAGTCGAAAGATTTGGGGTCGGTGAAAAGTTCATGTGCAAAGCATGTATCGAGAGACTAGTATTTactaaacggaaaagggtcatagTTGCCCCCGCCTACTACCGAAAATAAGCTATATCTCACATATACTATTGTAATACAACGTCTTACCTATATTTACCTGCTACCGctatatttatgttttaaaactTAATTTTCGGCTTTAAAAAGTCACGTGTCACAACATTAAacgaaaaaaaatacataatcGCAATTAAGTAGTCATTGTAGAATGAACTTGATGCGTTACAATAAAGTAACAAACTTTAATTGCTCCCACCAATTCCCCGAACCATTACAAAATCCAACTCATCTAAAACCAAACCATTATACTTCTTTCAACCTTAACCGCATGTTCTAACATCGTTCCACTAAATTCCTATGAAATATTTACGCATTCGCCTGACTTAAAGAATACGAACTCGTCCTTTCAATCCATTCTTCCCTTCATCTAAAACCAAACCATTATACCTATTTTCAACAACAAATATATCTCAATGTTTGAGCCATCTCGACCTTTAAAAACTTCACACCTAAAAAGTTCTCATGCTCTTATTAAACGCATTCGCCATAGAATGAACGAGACTTAAAGAATATTAACCGAAAGCaaaagtatcaaacttaattCTTCTTTCAAACTTTTTCGTTCTAAGCCAAGTCGAAAGATTTGGTTCTAACATCGTATCTCACACTCAAATTGAAAAGTTCGCCTCTAAAGAATATTTATCGAAAAAGTCATATCCATTTGCTCCCCTCTATTATCGAAAATAAGCTATATCTGCCCTCTGTTATACTTTTATAACAAATATATCTCAATCGTCATACTTTAGAGCTATATTTACCTCTCACcttttaaaacttcattttcagCTCTAAAAAGTCACGTCTCATGCTCTTATTAAACGAAAAAAAACAACCATAACTGCCATTAGTAGTCATTGTAGAATGAACTGGACGAGCTACAACAAACTAACTACCATAACTGAAAGCTCCAACACAAAAGAACTCATCAAACTTAATTGCCTTCTTTCAAACTTTTCTCGTTCCCACCAATTCTTGAATGCTCTTCACCTCTTCTACAAAATCCACTCTTCGCTTCATTTAAAACCAGATCATTATACCCTTTCAACAACCTTAACTGCCTGTTCTAACATCGTACATCACACTAAATTCGGCAACCAGCTACACGCTTTCGCCATTAAAACAGGACTTAAAGAATATTCTCACGTATCGAATTCTCTCCTTTCGTTGTATTCCAAGTCGAAAGATTTGTGTTCAGTGAAAAGGGTATTTAAGGAAATTGAAACTCCAGATGTTTATTCATGGACAACGTTGTTGTCTGCTTGTACTAAGTTGGGTGAAGTTGGGTATGCTTGTAAGGTGTTCGATGAAATGCCGCAGAGAAATTTGGCTGTCTGGAACGCGATGATTACAGGGTGTGCTGATAGCGGGTGTCACGGGGTTGCTTTGGATTTGTTTAAAAGAATGCATTTTTCGGGTGTTAGATGTGATAATTATGCTTTTGCTAGTGTTTTAAGTTTGTGTGATTTGGAGTTATTGGATTTTGGAAGACAAGTGCATTCGATTGTCATTAAAACGGGGTGTTTGGCTAGAGCTTCGGTGATCAATGCGTTGGTTACGATGTATTTTAACTGTAAGAATGATTTCGATGCTTTTGGAGTATTTCAAGAAGCTGGGGATGAAGTGCCTGATCATGTAACGTATAACGCAATGATCGCTGGTTTAGTGAGTATGGAAAGAGTTGAGGAGGCCTTAATGATGTTCAAGGATATGCAAATGTTTTCTTTGACACCCAGTGAGCTCACGTTCGTGAGCATAATGagttcatgttcatgtattaGAATTGCTTCTCAACTTCATTCTCAAGTTGCGAGAAGAGGTTTAGAAAACTATACATCTATAGCTAATGCAACTATAACCATGTATTCAAGTTGCGGGGACATGAATGCAGcctttttagtttttgaaaGACTAAAGGAGAAGGATAACGTGTCGTGGAATGCCATGATTACGAGCTATGCCCAAAATAGTTTGGGGAGAGAAGCAATTTTCACATATGTTGAGATGCAGAAGGAAGGGATAAAGGCAGATGAGTTTACAATAGGAAGCATACTAGCGAGCGCAGAGTCTCTAGTAGTTGTCGAAATGATTTTAGGTGTTGTTTTAAAGAAGGCACTTATCTTGAAGACTGAAGTATCTAATGCACTGCTCTCTGCCTTCTGTAAGCATGGTGAAATGAAACAGGCTTATCAAGTTTTTCATGACATGTTTCCTAGAAACATGATCTCTTGGAACACATTGATTTCTGGTTGTCATCTAAACGGACTACCCATGGATTGCCTGCGCCTGTTTTCTGAGATTGTTAGAGAAGGTTTGATGCCTAACCCTTTTACTCTCAGCATCATTATGAGTGTTTGTGCCAGCATTTCAGCTCTACAGCAAGGGAAGGAGATTCACACTTACACTCTCAAATCTGGATTGTTTTTAGAAATATCCTTAGGAAATGCTCTCATCACTTTATATGCAAAATGTGGAATGTTGAATTGGTCTCTAAAGGTGTTCCAGATGATGATAGAAAAAGATGTAGTCTCTTGGAATTCGATTATTACTGCCTATGCTCAGCATGGGAAAGGCAAGGAAGCTATAACTTGCTTTGAGATGATGCAAGAATTAGGTGGGGTCAAACCAGATAACACCACCTTTAATGCAGTTCTGTCAGCTTGCAGCCATTCAGGCTTAATTGATAAAGGCATTGAGGTTTTTACCTCTATGGTTCGTACCTATGGTATAGAGCCTACAGCAGACCACTTATCTTGCATTGTCGATCTTCTAGGTCGGGCTGGGTATCTTGATGAGGCAGAAAAACTGATTAAAGATAGGCATGTTGATGTAGATTCCACTGTTTGGTGGACACTATTCAGTTCATGTGCTGCTTATGGCAATGTTAGACTAGGCAGAATTGCTGCGGGGTTTCTGCTTGAGACCGAAAAGAATAACCCCTCGGTTTATGTGCTTTTATCCAATATTTATGCCAGTGCAGAGAACTGGGAGGACTCCGCTAATGTGAGGAAATTGATGAATAAATGTGGAGTGTTAAAGCAACCAGGAAGCAGTTGGATAGGATCCTAAAGCTCGTTTTCATTAATATGGACTGAAGACGTTTTCTTGTGCAAATTTTAAGGAAATATCTGCACTTTGGTTAGCATTCTATGAATCTAGGCCTTGAAGTGGGCAATTGCATAATGTGATTGTCATACCAAAAAGACAATTCGTCTGTTCAGATGGTAAGTGTTAAACCATTTTTTAAGCACAGATGTCTTTGACAACTCTATGGCTTTGATTAAATATTAAAGACTCACGAAGTTACTTTTTGCAAACAAGCATGTGAGGAAAGTTGTTGAAATTATGtaattaacaaaaataagtGATTCTTCTTTTTCagtttttagtttattttttccaaattttttgatCACCTTTCTACTGAAGATATGCATCAAAAAGACTTGAATGCTGCTTCAGAGGATAGAGGGTAAAGCAAAGCAGAAAAGTAACTGTAGATAGCAAGAAACCAACAATTTATCACAATCTGTTTGAGTCATTCAGGGAATCAGCTCCTGCTTTCAAGTCTCTTGAATTTCTTTAATGTATTTAATGCTTGTTGGGTAGTGGTTGACTGAGAAAAGACTCTTCTTAGGATTAGCCTGAtttatataaagaaaatgaagttTATCGATAAGCCAGTGAGGTGAAATAGGCTGCTTTTTATCCTAAGGGTAGAAGTGGATCGCCAAGAAAGTGTTTCTCAAGCAGGATTGCCAACAGAGTTTTGACTTTATTGTTTGTAAACCTTAATAGGCTCAGATGAGATCAAAGTTGaacatgtttaaaatgatgtGCATTATGttctcaaaagaaaaaagggtgAAATGAGTCGTCCCCTTTCTGCTGCATTGTATTATTTATTTGTAGCAAAGCTACAGGTTTCATATATATTCCAAAATTCAAAGTTTCCATGCCTTCATCTTGATAATTGATGAAATGATGTTATGCAGAGTCAAATTCATCTCCTTGGATGAAAATTGAGGCAAACTAGCTAAGCATGAAAAGACTACGGAAGGCATCAAACTCGATTATTAATTCTTTCATCTGTTTTACTTACCTCGAGGTATTtcctatttctttcttctacttCTAAGAATGGTGTTGTACCGAATGGATAGCTCATGTAGTTTCCTGCTAAAAATATGTGTTGTCAGTAGATGTGTTGGTTTTAGTCAAAGCTAATAATAGTATTATTTTTCAGAATTGTAACTTGGCTCTTAAATGGTCACAATGATCCGCTTCCTTACAAGATTAGAGAGAAGAAACATACCAGATAAATGTATCATATACCTAAATCAGCTTCCACTGTTAATTCATTAGTCTACATGAGTATATTGTAAAACACACATCCTACATTTCCAACCTAACTATAACCTATCATCCTATTGTATCCTATTGTACATTGTAAAACACACATCATGCACCTAATGTGCTTCAACAATCACACACTTTGTATAGCCTCTTATAAGAACTAATGTTGATGCTTGTATATTAATCACAAAACCTTCAGAAAAAGAGTGTAAAACAGAAAGAAATGGCAGGAAGTCATGTAGCCGTTAATGTTCTCTGTCACTCATCTTATAAAGTGACTGTTCTTGGAGTCGGAGGTGGTGTAGGCCACCAACTACTGGTACTTCTAATGAAAATGTCACCATTAGTTTCACCAGTGAATCTTTATGATCGACAAAATATCAAAGGAGTTGCAGTTGATCTAAGTCATTGCAACACTTCCTCTCAGGTTTCACGCTTCACCGGAGAGTCTGGATTGGATGACAGTCTTAAAGGTGCAAATATAGTCATAGTGGCTGCTAGTTTCAGCTATAGCCAAGCATGTCCCCTGATGACTTATTCAGCACCAATGCTGAAATAGTGGAGAAAATGGCCGAAGCAATTGCCGATAACTGCCTAATGCATCTGTACGTATAATTAGCAACCCTATGAACTCTACAGTTCCAATTGTTGCAgaagttttgaagaaaaaaggaattCTATGATCCCAGAAAACTCTTCGGCGTTACAACCTTAGATGTTGTGTGTGCGTGAACATTTGTCTCCCAGAAGAAAATTGTAAATCCCATTCATGTAGATGTCCCTGTTGTTGGAGGTCATGCTGGGATTACCATCCTGCCTTTACTTTCTAAAACCAAACCAGCAACTATTTTCAGGGACGGAGAAGTGACGGACATTAATTTGAGAATCCAAAATGCTGGATTAGAAGTAGTGGAGGCAAAAGCTGGTACAGGGATTGCTACCCTTTCCATGGCATAATCAGCAGCAAAGTTTGTGGAATCTTCTCTCTGGGCACTCAATGGTGACAACGATGTCTATGAGTATGCTTATGTCCAGTCGGATTTGACTAAGATTCCTTTCTTTGCCTCAAGGCTTAAACTTGGCAATGATGGAGTAGAAGCTTTGGTTCCATCCGATCTCTATGGATTGACGGACTATGAACAAGAATCTTTGGACGTTTTAAAAGCCAGCATTGAAGTCAAGCATTCAGAAGGGAATAAGTTATGTTAAGACGGAACCATAACCACATA contains these protein-coding regions:
- the LOC132068536 gene encoding pentatricopeptide repeat-containing protein At3g49740; protein product: MNWTSYNKLTTITESSNTKELIKLNCLLSNFSRSHQFLNALHLFYKIHSSLHLKPDHYTLSTTLTACSNIVHHTKFGNQLHAFAIKTGLKEYSHVSNSLLSLYSKSKDLCSVKRVFKEIETPDVYSWTTLLSACTKLGEVGYACKVFDEMPQRNLAVWNAMITGCADSGCHGVALDLFKRMHFSGVRCDNYAFASVLSLCDLELLDFGRQVHSIVIKTGCLARASVINALVTMYFNCKNDFDAFGVFQEAGDEVPDHVTYNAMIAGLVSMERVEEALMMFKDMQMFSLTPSELTFVSIMSSCSCIRIASQLHSQVARRGLENYTSIANATITMYSSCGDMNAAFLVFERLKEKDNVSWNAMITSYAQNSLGREAIFTYVEMQKEGIKADEFTIGSILASAESLVVVEMILGVVLKKALILKTEVSNALLSAFCKHGEMKQAYQVFHDMFPRNMISWNTLISGCHLNGLPMDCLRLFSEIVREGLMPNPFTLSIIMSVCASISALQQGKEIHTYTLKSGLFLEISLGNALITLYAKCGMLNWSLKVFQMMIEKDVVSWNSIITAYAQHGKGKEAITCFEMMQELGGVKPDNTTFNAVLSACSHSGLIDKGIEVFTSMVRTYGIEPTADHLSCIVDLLGRAGYLDEAEKLIKDRHVDVDSTVWWTLFSSCAAYGNVRLGRIAAGFLLETEKNNPSVYVLLSNIYASAENWEDSANVRKLMNKCGVLKQPGSSWIGS